A part of Neovison vison isolate M4711 chromosome 6, ASM_NN_V1, whole genome shotgun sequence genomic DNA contains:
- the ARPC4 gene encoding actin-related protein 2/3 complex subunit 4, with amino-acid sequence MTATLRPYLSAVRATLQAALCLENFSSQVVERHNKPEVEVRSSKELLLQPVTISRNEKEKVLIEGSINSVRVSIAVKQADEIEKILCHKFMRFMMMRAENFFILRRKPVEGYDISFLITNFHTEQMYKHKLVDFVIHFMEEIDKEISEMKLSVNARARIVAEEFLKNF; translated from the exons ATG ACTGCCACTCTCCGTCCCTACCTGAGTGCCGTGCGGGCCACACTgcaggctgctctctgcctggaGAATTTCTCCTCCCAGGTTGTAGAACGACACAACAAGCCGGAAGTAGAAGTCAG GAGTAGCAAAGAGCTCCTGTTACAACCTGTGACCATCAGCAGGAATGAGAAGGAAAAGGTTCTGATTGAGGGCTCCATCAACTCTGTCCGGGTCAGCATTGCTGTGAAACAG GCTGATGAAATTGAGAAGATTTTATGCCACAAGTTCATGCGCTTCATGATGATGCGAGCAGAGAACTTTTTTATTCTTCGAAGGAAACCAGTGGAG ggaTATGACATCAGTTTTCTGATCACCAACTTCCACACAGAACAGATGTACAAACACAAGTTGGTGGACTTTGTGATCCACTTCATGGAGGAGATTGACAAGGAGATTAGTGAAATGAAGCTGTCGGTTAACGCTCGTGCACGCATTGTGGCTGAGGAGTTCCTCAAGAAT TTTTAA
- the TADA3 gene encoding transcriptional adapter 3: MSELKDCPLQFHDFKSVDHLKVCPRYTAVLARSEDDGIGIEELDTLQLELETLLSSASRRLRVLEAETQILTDWQDKKGDRRFLKLGRDHELGAPPKHGKPKKQKLEGKAGHGPGPGPGRPKSKNLQPKIQEYEFTDDPIDVPRIPKNDAPNRFWASVEPYCADITSEEVRTLEELLKPPEDEAEHYKIPPLGKHYSQRWAQEDLLEEQKDGARAAAVADKKKGLMGPLTELDTKDVDALLKKSEAQHEQPEDGCPFGALTQRLLQALVEENIISPMEDSPIPDMSGKESGADGASTSPRNQNKPFSVPHTKSLESRIKEELIAQGLLESEDRPAEDSEDEVLAELRKRQAELKALSAHNRTKKHDLLRLAKEEVSRQELRQRVRMADNEVMDAFRKIMAARQKKRTPTKKEKDQAWKTLKERESILKLLDG; the protein is encoded by the exons ATGAGTGAACTGAAGGACTGCCCCTTGCAGTTCCATGACTTCAAGTCTGTGGACCACCTGAAGGTCTGTCCACGCTACACGGCCGTGCTAGCCCGCTCTGAGGATGATGGCATCGGTATCGAGGAGCTGGACACTCTGCAGCTGGAGCTTGAGACTCTGCTTTCCTCTGCCAGCCGGCGTCTGCGGGTTCTCGAGGCTGAAACCCAG ATCCTCACTGACTGGCAGGATAAGAAAGGTGATCGACGATTCCTGAAGCTGGGTCGAGACCATGAGCTTGGAGCTCCCCCAAAACATGGAAAGCCGAAGAAACAGAAACTGGAAGGGAAGGCGGGAcatgggccaggccctgggcctgGCCGGCCCAAATCCAAAAACCTTCAGCCCAAGATCCAGGAATATGAATTCACTGATGACCCAATTGACGTGCCACGGATCCCCAAGAATGATGCCCCCAACAG GTTCTGGGCTTCTGTAGAGCCTTACTGTGCTGATATCACCAGTGAGGAAGTGCGCACACTAGAGGAACTACTGAAACCCCCAGAAGATGAGGCTGAACATTATAAG ATCCCACCCTTGGGGAAGCACTACTCCCAGCGATGGGCACAAGAGGACCTGCTGGAGGAACAGAAGGATGGGGCCCGGGCAGCAGCCGTGGCTGACAAGAAGAAAGGTCTCATGGGGCCACTGACTGAACTGGACACTAAAG ATGTGGATGCCCTGCTGAAAAAGTCTGAGGCCCAGCATGAGCAGCCGGAAGATGGGTGCCCCTTTGGTGCTCTGACGCAGCGCCTCCTACAGGCCCTGGTGGAG GAAAATATTATTTCCCCTATGGAGGACTCTCCTATTCCTGACATGTCTGGGAAAGAATCAGGGGCCGATGGGGCAAGCACCTCTCCCCGCAACCAGAACAAGCCCTTCAG TGTGCCACATACCAAGTCCCTGGAGAGCCGCATCAAGGAGGAGCTGATTGCCCAGGGCCTGCTGGAGTCGGAGGACCGCCCTGCAGAGGACTCGGAGGATGAGGTCCTCGCAGAGCTGCGCAAACGGCAGGCCGAGCTGAAGGCGCTCAGTGCCCACAACCGCACCAAGAAGCACGACCTGCTGAG GCTGGCAAAGGAGGAGGTTAGCCGGCAAGAGCTGAGGCAGCGGGTCCGCATGGCAGACAATGAGGTCATGGATGCCTTCCGGAAGATCATGGCTGCCCGGCAGAAGAAGCGGACCCCCACCAAGAAGGAGAAGGACCAGGCCTGGAAGACTCTGAAGGAGCGTGAAAGCATCCTAAAGCTGCTGGATGGATAG